CCCCGCGGGCGGTTGTACACGGCGTACGCAGCCGCTACCGCTTAGGAGCAACATGTCCCTCCCCCTGACCCGCCGGATCGCCCGTGCCGCGCTGCTCCTCGCAGCCGGGGCGGCGCCCGTGGTCGGTGCGGCCGGCGCGGCCAGCGCCGCGGGCCTGGAGTCCGTGCCGCAGCTTCCGCAGCTGAACGCGCTCACCGCCCCGGACACCGCCGACGCCTCGGCCGCCACGGACACCGTGACGCGCACGGCCACCCAGGCCGTGCCGGCCGCCGCGCCCGCCACCGACCTGGCCGGCAGCGCCGGGCAGATGCTCGGCGGCCTGCCCACCGCGCAGCAGCTGCCGGTGGGCCAGCTCCCCACCGGCGGGCTGCCGCTGGCGGGTCTGCCGCTCGGCGGCTGACCCGCCCCGCGCGCGGGGCGCGGAAGACTCCGAAGGGGCCGGGAGCACGAACTCCCGGCCCCTTCGGGCTGTCCGGCCGGGCCCGGCGGTACTGCCGGGGCCGGGCTCAGGCCAGGCGCTTGACGGCCGCCTCGACACGCTCGTCGGTGGCGGTGAAGGCCACCCGGACGAACCGCGCGCCCGCCTCGCCGTAGGTGTCGCCGGGCGCGACCAGGATGCCGAGACCCGCGAGGTGGGCGACGGTGTCCCAGCAGGGCTCGTCGCGGGTCACCCACAGGTAGAGGCTGGCCTCGCTGTGCTCGACGCGGAAGCCGTGGGCCTCCAGGGCGGTGCGCAGGGCCGCACGGCGGGCGGCGTAGCGCTCGCGCTGCTCGGCCACGTGCGCGTCGTCGCCGAGCGCGGCCACGGTGGCCGCCTGCACGGGCGCGGGGGTCATCATCCCGCCGTGCTTGCGGATCTGCAGCAGCTCGCCGAGGACGTCCGCGTCGCCGGCGGCGAAGGCGGCCCGGTAGCCGGCCAGGTTGGACCGCTTGGACAGCGAGTGCACCGCGACGAGGCCCTCGTAGGAGCCGCCGCACACGTCGTCGTGGAGCACCGAGACCGGCTCCGCCTCCCAGCCCAGTTCCAGGTAGCACTCGTCGCTGAAGACCAGGACTCCGTGCGCGCGCGCCCAGGCCACGATCCGGATCAGCTCCTCCTTCGGGAGGACCTTGCCGGTGGGGTTGGAGGGGGAGTTGAGCCACAGCAGCTTCAGGCCGGCCGGGTCGAGCGCGGTCGGGTCGTCGTACACCACGGGCTCGGCCCCGCACAGCCGCGCGCCGACCTCGTACGTGGGGTAGGCGAGCCGGGGGTAGGCGACCTCGTCGCCCGCGCCCAGGCCCAGCTGGGTCGGCAGCCACGCCACCAGTTCCTTGGAGCCGACGACCGGCAGGACGTTGTGGTGCCCGACGCCGCTCGCGCCGAGCCGGCCGCGCACCCAGCCCGTGATCGCGTCGCGCAGGGCGGCCGTGCCCCACACCGTCGGGTAGCCCGGGGAGTCGGCGGCGCCGGCGAGGGCGCGCTGGATCAGCTCGGGGACCGGGTCCACGGGGGTGCCGATCGACAGGTCGACGATGCCGTCCGCGTGGGCCGCCGCCGTGGCCTTGTACGGCTCCAGCTTGTCCCAGGGGAAGACGGGAAGACGGTCGGATACTGCGGCCACGGTGTCTCTGCTCTCTGCCTGGAGGGGGCGGGGGCGCCCCGGGAACGGGAAGCGGCGGCGCTCGCCGGAAACACCTCGGTCC
Above is a window of Streptomyces subrutilus DNA encoding:
- a CDS encoding ATP-binding protein produces the protein MSLPLTRRIARAALLLAAGAAPVVGAAGAASAAGLESVPQLPQLNALTAPDTADASAATDTVTRTATQAVPAAAPATDLAGSAGQMLGGLPTAQQLPVGQLPTGGLPLAGLPLGG
- the dapC gene encoding succinyldiaminopimelate transaminase, which gives rise to MAAVSDRLPVFPWDKLEPYKATAAAHADGIVDLSIGTPVDPVPELIQRALAGAADSPGYPTVWGTAALRDAITGWVRGRLGASGVGHHNVLPVVGSKELVAWLPTQLGLGAGDEVAYPRLAYPTYEVGARLCGAEPVVYDDPTALDPAGLKLLWLNSPSNPTGKVLPKEELIRIVAWARAHGVLVFSDECYLELGWEAEPVSVLHDDVCGGSYEGLVAVHSLSKRSNLAGYRAAFAAGDADVLGELLQIRKHGGMMTPAPVQAATVAALGDDAHVAEQRERYAARRAALRTALEAHGFRVEHSEASLYLWVTRDEPCWDTVAHLAGLGILVAPGDTYGEAGARFVRVAFTATDERVEAAVKRLA